In Podospora pseudoanserina strain CBS 124.78 chromosome 5, whole genome shotgun sequence, a single window of DNA contains:
- a CDS encoding hypothetical protein (COG:J; EggNog:ENOG503P6V8) codes for MASSSIAKNLAQLNSMREIHGVVVTAGLIDKTVKVRVGGLKWNNFLKKHFDDPKTYLVHDPANSLRQGDVVAISPGWRTSKSKRHVVKHIIAPGAGLPISARPPIPSAEELVRQRVVKKEAKEARKSLKDVAEKTERSLQFVKAEAAEVEKELKTLTLILELRTKKKYGWLSKQTQ; via the exons ATGGCCTCCTCTTCAATAGCCAAGAACCTCGCCCAGCTGAACTCCATGCGGGAGATTCACGGCGTAGTCGTCACCGCAGGGCTGATCGACAAGACGGTCAAAGTGCGCGTGGGAGGGCTAAAGTGGAACAACTTCCTCAAGAAG cacttCGACGACCCGAAAACTTATCTCGTCCACGACCCCGCCAACTCCCTCCGCCAGGGCGACGTCGTCGCCATCAGCCCCGGCTGGCGCacctccaagtccaagcGCCACGTAGTCAAGCACATCATTGCCCCCGGCGCCGGCCTCCCCATCTCGGCCCgccccccaatcccctccGCCGAAGAGCTCGTGAGGCAAAGGGTGGTCAAGAAAGAAGCaaaggaggcgaggaagagccTGAAGGACGTCGCCGAAAAGACAGAGAGGTCTCTGCAGTTTGTAAAGGCGGAAGCtgccgaggtggagaaggagctgaagaCGCTGACGTTGATCCTCGAgttgaggacgaagaagaagtacGGGTGGTTGTCCAAGCAAACGCaatga
- the LDB17 gene encoding pre-rRNA processing (BUSCO:EOG09264MGU; COG:T; COG:Z; EggNog:ENOG503NXI3), whose translation MADVQGTWTAENEQQFWAALNQILSAPCDSYELLDNALRSWLDLVSKARDEYLDDEDEIANCSEQLIHSPLFSANKDYVRTQIIYSLLQEDEYAPLHVIANFLLSDGRAEEETFRQMIKEGCFVRLLELIKGCGGKDSRLHRLLLQLMYEMSRIERLRDEDLMQIDDGFVTYLFQLIEALADDANDPYHYSVIRVLLVLNEQYMVAATSAATEPSSISPTTNRVIKLLGVHGDSYRTFGENIILLLNRETETSQQLLILKLLYLLFTTSATYEYFYTNDLHVLLDVIIRNLLDLPSEMDILRHTYLRVLAPLLAHTQLSKPPHYKRGQILSLIDILRGTGNAHFMPPEPTTIRLLDRVASTPWLAEEEPESPSLSPIGSLSLSQTGSAVSVIAKVSEKPGVKTPSRKSDMAAQAKGKSEHGGSPPRPPPPRTLRAQKSLPEVPRHKHGVPVVHPPVPVPHLHVNGAGQKKMPPKLPPPRRRAKIIAAVGAEVRTPSETPSPIGPAPVS comes from the exons ATGGCCGATGTCCAAGGCACTTGGACTGCTGAGAATGAGCAGCAATTCTGGGCAG CCTTGAATCAGATCCTCTCTGCACCATGCGATTCTTACGAGCTTCTCGATAACGCCTTGCGCTCATGGCTTGATTTGGTTTCCAAAGCCCGGGACGAAtacctcgacgacgaggacgagattGCGAATTGTTCCGAGCAGTTAATACACAGCCCGCTGTTTTCTGCCAATAAGGACTATGTGCGAACCCAAATCATATACAGTTTGCTTCAGGAGGATGAGTATGCGCCGCTCCACGTTATTGCCAACTTTCTCCTGTCCGACGGCcgcgccgaggaggagaccTTCCGACAAATGATCAAGGAAGGGTGCTTTGTGCGGTTGCTGGAGTTGATCAAGGGGTGTGGGGGAAAGGATTCCCGATTACATCGGCTTCTGTTACAGCTGATGTATGAGATGTCCCGCATTGAACGGCTACGGGACGAGGATTTGATGCAAATTGACGATGGCTTCGTCACGTATCTCTTCCAACTCATCGAAGCCCTAGCCGATGACGCCAATGATCCTTACCACTATTCTGTTATTCGGGTTTTG CTGGTGTTGAATGAACAGTACATGGTGGCAGCGACATCGGCAGCGACAGAACCATCATCCAtctcgcccaccaccaatcGCGTCATCAAACTTCTTGGCGTTCATGGAGATTCCTATCGAACCTTTGGAGAGAATATCATACTGCTTCTCAACCGGGAAACAGAGACCTCTCAGCAGCTGCTCATTCTCAAACTGCTGTACCTGCTTTTTACCACATCTGCAACGTACGAGTATTTTTACACAAATGATCTCCATGTGCTGCTGGATGTCATCATACGGAACTTGCTTGATTTGCCGAGCGAGATGGACATTTTGAGACACACTTACTTGAGGGTACTTGCCCCTTTGCTCGCTCATACCCAACTCAGCAAACCGCCTCATTACAAAAGGGGTCAGATTCTCAGTCTCATCGACATCCTGCGAGGCACCGGCAATGCGCACTTTATGCCTCCCGAACCGACAACAATACGCCTGCTCGACAGAGTAGCCAGCACCCCATGGCTGGCTGAAGAAGAGCCGGAATCTCCGTCACTCAGTCCAATCGGCAGCCTCTCGCTGTCACAAACCGGTAGTGCCGTGAGTGTTATCGCCAAAGTGTCCGAGAAACCCGGAGTGAAGACACCTAGTCGCAAGTCGGATATGGCAGCGCAGGCCAAGGGCAAATCCGAGCATGGAGGCAGCCCACCCAGACCGCCGCCACCTAGGACTCTGAGGGCGCAGAAATCACTACCAGAAGTGCCCCGACATAAGCACGGGGTTCCTGTCGTTCATCCACCGGTGCCTGTACCTCACTTGCACGTCAATGGGGCTGGTCAGAAAAAGATGCCACCGAAACTCCCGCCACCACGAAGGAGGGCCAAAATTATAGCCGCAGTTGGCGCTGAGGTTCGGACGCCGTCCGAAACGCCATCACCGATTGGCCCTGCACCGGTTTCTTGA
- the LRO1 gene encoding phospholipid:diacylglycerol acyltransferase (EggNog:ENOG503NUWI; COG:I; BUSCO:EOG092610KH), producing the protein MASTLRRRVFGNGNDTPTEPSPAQTPRNQSPVRPGEKVKVVHKRKETRKRKTTGIFFLGSLFGIIAAGFFAKSNDLIGFEFPELGDLSMDNLFEILPAGFVKDMRELVNGERDFLESYDAFSVGLKVRSEGLSSHHPMVLIPGVISTGLESWGTSNESLPYFRKRLWGSWSMMRALVMDKENWKRHIMLDHTTGLDPPGIKLRAAQGFDATDFFITGYWIWNKIIENLASLGYDPTNSFTAAYDWRLAYPNLEKRDQYFSRLKAHIEMAVKLDNKKVVLTSHSMGSQVVFYFFHWVASEQGGRGGDDWVERHVDSWINVSGCMLGAVKDVAAILSGEMRDTAQLNAFAVYGLEKFLSKEERAEIFRAMPGMSSMLPMGGNAIWGDLDGAPDDQPGQAVSFGSFLNFRTKQNWTIPKTNFTVDDAMQYLYDTTDDWYRDSVKRSYSQGVAHTMKEVTANELDPRKWINPLETRLPLAPSLKVYCFYGVGKPTERAYYYRSSELGALTNLNMTIDTALIQGDVDHGVVMGEGDGTVNLMSTGYMCNKGWNMKRYNPAGAKVTVVEMPHEPERFNPRGGPNTADHVDILGRSNLNELILRIAAGRGGEIQDYVVSNIREYAERAKIYEEE; encoded by the exons ATGGCCAGCACTCTGCGGCGACGAGTGttcggcaacggcaacgacaCACCTACCGAACCTTCACCCGCACAGACACCTCGCAACCAAAGCCCCGTCAGACCCGGCGAGAAAGTCAAGGTCGTCCACAAACGAAAGGAAACACGAAAGAGGAAGACAACGGGTATTTTCTTTCTCGGGAGTTTGTTTGGTATCATTGCGGCCGGTTTCTTTGCAAAAAGCAATGATCTTATCGGTTTCGAGTTCCCCGAGCTCGGGGACTTGAGTATGGACAACTTGTTCGAGATTCTTCCTGCAGGTTTTGTCAAGGATATGCGCgagctggtg AATGGCGAACGCGATTTTCTCGAAAGCTACGATGCCTTCTCTGTAGGCCTCAAGGTTCGCTCCGAAGGCCTATCTTCACACCATCCAATGGTTCTAATTCCCGGTGTTATTTCGACTGGTCTCGAGTCCTGGGGAACGTCTAATGAATCGCTACCTTATTTTCGGAAACGGCTTTGGGGCAGTTGGAGCATGATGAGGGCATTGGTCATGGACAAGGAGAATTGGAAGAGGCACATCATGTTGGACCATACAACTGGGCTGGACCCACCGGGGATCAAACTGAGGGCGGCACAAGGCTTCGACGCGACTGACTTCTTTATTACCGGGTACTGGATTTGGAACAAGATCATCGAAAACCTAGCGTCCTTGGGTTATGACCCGACCAACTCGTTCACCGCAGCGTACGACTGGCGGCTAGCGTACCCGAACTTGGAGAAGAGAGACCAGTACTTCTCTAGACTGAAAGCCCATATTGAGATGGCTGTCAAGCTGGATAACAAGAAGGTTGTCCTCACATCACACAGCATGGGCAGCCAAGTGGTCTTCTACTTTTTCCACTGGGTAGCCTCTGAGCAGGGTGGCAGAGGTGGTGACGACTGGGTGGAGAGACATGTTGACTCATGGATCAACGTCAGTGGATGCATGCTTGGGGCCGTCAAGGATGTCGCAGCGATATTATCGGGCGAGATGCGTGACACGGCGCAACTGAATGCTTTCGCAGTGTATGGACTGGAGAAGTTTCTTAGCAAAGAGGAGAGAGCCGAGATATTCCGTGCCATGCCTGGCATGTCCTCAATGTTGCCAATGGGAGGCAATGCCATTTGGGGAGATCTTGATGGGGCACCTGATGACCAGCCCGGTCAAGCAGTGAGCTTTGGTTCATTCCTCAACTTTCGAACCAAACAGAACTGGACGATACCAAAGACAAACTTTACGGTGGATGATGCAATGCAATACCTATACGACACGACTGATGATTGGTATCGGGATTCGGTCAAAAGAAGTTATTCCCAGGGCGTGGCACACACTATGAAGGAGGTCACAGCCAACGAACTTGATCCCAGGAAATGGATCAACCCTCTCGAAACTCGTCTGCCTCTCGCCCCTAGCCTCAAGGTGTACTGTTTCTATGGCGTAGGGAAGCCCACCGAACGGGCCTACTACTACCGCTCTTCCGAGCTTGGAGCTCTCACTAACTTGAACATGACCATTGACACTGCCCTCATCCAAGGCGATGTCGATCACGGCGTTGTCATgggtgaaggagatgggACAGTAAACCTGATGAGTACCGGGTATATGTGCAATAAGGGGTGGAATATGAAGCGGTACAACCCAGCTGGTGCGAAAGTGACTGTGGTGGAGATGCCACACGAACCTGAAAGGTTCAATCCTCGTGGCGGACCCAATACGGCGGATCACGTTGACATTTTGGGGAGGTCCAACCTCAACGAGCTCATCCTGAGAATTGCGGCTGGCAGGGGCGGGGAAATTCAGGATTATGTGGTCAGCAACATCCGAGAGTATGCGGAACGGGCCAAAATATACGAGGAAGAATAG
- the naa30 gene encoding N-alpha-acetyltransferase 30 (BUSCO:EOG092645LS; COG:S; EggNog:ENOG503P3XV): MEQSSRVEHPPRELKYIQYEHRLETQYLPAIRALISKDLSEPYSIYVYRYFLYQWGHLCYLAIDPEDSSLVGVIICKLEAHASHSPPTLRGYIAMLAVSSAYRGHGVATTLVKMAIDSMKSRNADEVVLETEETNIPAMRLYERLGFLRSKKLHRYYLNGNSAYRLVLLLRPVDLDSAADLALDDAEIYR, from the exons ATGGAGCAGAGCTCGCGCGTCGAACACCCCCCACGGGAACTGAAGTACATACAATATGAGCATCGTCTCGAGACTCAATATCTACCGGCAATCCGCGCCTTGATCTCCAAGGACCTCAGCGAGCCCTACAGCATCTATGTCTACCGCTACTTTCTCTACCAATGGGGCCATCTGTGTTACCTT GCCATCGACCCTGAAGACTCCTCCCTAGTTGGCGTCATAATCTGCAAGCTCGAAGCCCATGCCTCCCATTCGCCCCCCACCTTGCGGGGATATATCGCTATGCTCGCCGTGTCATCTGCCTACCGCGGACATGGCGTGGCAACGACACTGGTCAAGATGGCCATCGACTCTATGAAGAGCCGCAATGCCGACGAGGTGGTTCTTGAGACAGAAGAGACAAATATTCCCGCAATGAGGCTATATGAGCGGTTGGGCTTCCTGAGATCCAAGAAACTCCATCGCTATTACCTAAACGGCAATAGCGCATACAGGCTGGTCCTTTTGTTGAGGCCAGTTGATCTGGACTCGGCGGCTGATCTGGCGTTGGACGATGCTGAAATTTATCGATGA
- a CDS encoding hypothetical protein (EggNog:ENOG503P4CJ; COG:S), whose amino-acid sequence MDDSDDSDFYGSPKTVSRLKSRVAAYNTPSYWSSQEARTKLITSRITPSEFTSQSPPASGRLHNAYANIPHAAYQLTESIPQFLARLPPATTNCRFGLEWIFIANPYLPPRPPSDHDRFMRAGRERLDLFKSFIDKTTAAYPNSPLVAKRHIAVARKETIEDLKQLAVECRKTSGKWMLFSDVAFVNDTWEKVARAVANHQLGTAAKVATRMPVGYDDGHAEKKERLICVYTEDFTDKDDVARVLRRMKELELVKQGPGARQIYYKAGASGRLTVSRA is encoded by the exons ATGGATGACTCCGACGATTCGGACTTCTACG GCTCCCCCAAAACCGTCTCCAGGCTCAAGTCTCGAGTTGCCGCCTACAACACACCTTCTTACTGGTCCTCCCAAGAAGCACGCACCAAACTCATCACCTCCCGGATCACTCCTTCGGAATTCACCTCCCAGTCCCCTCCAGCCTCAGGACGCCTTCACAACGCCTACGCCAATATCCCCCACGCCGCCTACCAACTCACAGAATCCATCCCCCAGTTCCTCGCCCGCCTACCCCCAGCCACAACCAACTGCCGCTTTGGCCTAGAATGGATCTTCATCGCCAACCCctacctccctccccgtcccccctcCGACCACGACCGCTTTATGAGAGCCGGCCGTGAACGTCTTGACCTGTTCAAATCCTTCATTGACAAGACCACCGCTGCCTACCCCAACTCTCCCCTGGTCGCCAAACGACATATTGCCGTGGCCAGAAAGGAGACAATAGAGGACCTAAAACAGTTAGCGGTGGAGTGCCGCAAGACTTCTGGGAAATGGATGCTGTTCTCGGACGTAGCGTTCGTTAATGATACGTGGGAGAAGGTTGCCAGGGCGGTGGCGAATCATCAGTTGGGGACTGCGGCCAAGGTGGCGACGAGGATGCCTGTGGGGTATGATGATGGGCACGctgagaagaaagagagactGATATGCGTCTATACTGAGGATTTTACGGATAAGGATGATGTGGCGAgagtgttgaggaggatgaaagAGCTGGAGTTGGTGAAGCAGGGCCCGGGAGCGAGGCAGATCTACTACAAGGCTGGTGCGTCGGGGCGGTTGACGGTCTCTCGAGCATGA